One region of Bactrocera neohumeralis isolate Rockhampton chromosome 5, APGP_CSIRO_Bneo_wtdbg2-racon-allhic-juicebox.fasta_v2, whole genome shotgun sequence genomic DNA includes:
- the LOC126760242 gene encoding putative mediator of RNA polymerase II transcription subunit 26: protein MNFQLLVITLFVALLFASTPIDGAKNGKSKATNTTLTTTIASNESKAVLTDNLSSDSTINNATKINDKASYPKKVHSLKKRPTKTPTSYVTASAMQNSKNKRKKVTDVTAAFKDLPADDLEFIKELDKQFQLHGEKIKIKVEHDNSTESGKQNSKRTIDGELGYGAYPAHNGYQYERPKFTFYPYSQQNIPADAPGYYPPKTDVSIEPSYSYELQPQSYVQEQKHGAQQPTEVLDVPKHGAHGAHGGYEEPVIVLRIPGPTKYASHLQTLLQQYLEIRAAQYLRILEENELHKQQQQHAQQHSAQQQQEHLLQQEHILQQQQQHEQQAHFYEQQAQLQHGGAPAHAYAEPTLELQPPAHEQHAAQHAPAVNEEHGYSPEVTYAHQLAPTPQAVAYPEIDEIYQGYKGKLHAPQATLQQQQHHHEQQQQQQVEYAPQQHEEAPEPQQQLQHGQQYYVQTAPPSAIQQFYYTPSTHGTHHYQNVYFMAIAPQSGYATTHAAHAAALQHQPIYVQEEEQEQELQQQHHQHEEAPHELAAAAHVENNPRQTHTKVIYTQNSEKGAADYTGSYALPSLRPYERHAAAYHHQQQLQEQLLHEHQQQQQHEQLEQPQQFDYDAPLTHAASEHEHEQQRSAAIKPQPFNYHAHGAKALRRVNRKRGAPALKTTTAATTDVQVDEHLQKIRKYVRENLGAQMSTAVEFKTTALVKS, encoded by the exons atgaaTTTTCAACTACTTGTG ATAACGCTATTCGTGGCATTGCTGTTTGCAAGCACGCCAATAGATGGCGCTAAGAATGGAAAATCGAAGGCTACAAACACAACACTAACAACCACTATAGCGAGCAATGAAAGCAAAGCAGTTTTGACGGATAATCTCAGCAGTGACAGCACGATCAACAACGCCACAAAAATCAACGACAAGGCAAGCTATCCGAAGAAGGTGCACTCGCTGAAAAAGCGCCCCACGAAAACACCGACAAGCTATGTCACCGCCTCGGCAATGCAGAATTCGAAAAACAAACGCAAGAAGGTGACCGATGTAACGGCCGCTTTCAAGGATTTGCCAGCAGACGACCTCGAATTCATTAAGGAGCTGGACAAGCAGTTCCAATTGCATGGTGAAAAGATCAAAATTAAAGTGGAACACGATAACAGCACTGAGTCGGGGAAACAGAACAGCAAGCGCACCATCGACGGCGAGTTGGG CTATGGCGCATACCCCGCACACAATGGCTACCAGTACGAACGCCCCAAATTCACGTTCTATCCCTACTCTCAGCAGAATATACCAGCTGACGCGCCTGGCTACTATCCACCCAAGACAGATGTCAGCATCGAACCCTCCTACTCCTACGAGTTACAACCGCAAAGCTATGTGCAAGAGCAGAAACATGGCGCACAGCAGCCAACAGAGGTGCTTGATGTGCCAAAGCATGGCGCGCATGGTGCGCATGGCGGCTATGAGGAGCCGGTAATTGTTTTGCGTATACCCGGACCAACGAAGTATGCCTCACACTTGCAAACGCTGTTGCAGCAATATTTGGAGATACGCGCCGCGCAATATCTACGCATCTTAGAAGAGAACGAGCTGcacaagcagcagcagcaacatgcGCAGCAACATTCGGCACAGCAGCAGCAAGAGCATTTATTGCAACAAGAACACatattacagcaacaacaacagcacgagCAACAGGCGCACTTCTATGAACAGCAAGCGCAACTACAACATGGCGGCGCACCAGCGCACGCCTACGCCGAACCCACACTCGAACTGCAACCACCGGCGCATGAACAGCATGCCGCACAGCATGCACCAGCTGTCAATGAGGAACACGGTTATTCGCCGGAAGTGACGTACGCGCATCAGCTAGCGCCCACGCCACAAGCGGTCGCCTACCCGGAAATCGACGAAATCTATCAAGGCTACAAGGGTAAACTACACGCACCGCAGGCaacgctgcaacaacaacaacaccaccatgagcaacaacagcaacagcaagtgGAGTACGCACCGCAGCAGCACGAAGAAGCGCCAGAGCcacaacaacagctgcaacaTGGCCAACAATATTACGTGCAAACCGCGCCGCCATCCGCCATTCAGCAATTTTATTACACGCCGAGCACGCATGGCACTCATCACTACCAGAATGTGTACTTCATGGCAATCGCACCACAAAGCGGCTATGCGACGACGCATGCCGCGCACGCTGCTGCGCTACAACACCAGCCCATCTATGTGCAGGAGGAAGAGCAAGAACAGGAattgcaacagcaacaccacCAACACGAAGAAGCGCCACATGAGCTAGCTGCCGCAGCGCATGTTGAGAATAATCCACGTCAAACGCACACCAAAGTGATTTACACGCAAAACAGCGAGAAAGGCGCCGCCGACTACACCGGCAGTTATGCGTTGCCGTCATTGCGTCCATACGAGCGTCACGCAGCCGCTTACCACCACCAGCAGCAATTGCAAGAACAACTGTTGCAtgaacaccaacaacagcagcagcatgaGCAATTGGAGCAGCCGCAACAATTCGACTATGACGCACCACTGACGCATGCGGCCTCAGAGCATGAGCATGAGCAACAGCGTTCGGCCGCAATCAAACCGCAGCCGTTCAACTATCATGCGCATGGCGCCAAGGCGTTGCGGCGCGTCAATCGTAAGCGTGGCGCGCCTGCGCTGAAAACGACCACCGCTGCCACAACCGATGTGCAGGTGGATGAGCATTTGCAGAAAATACGCAAATACGTGCGCGAAAATTTGGGCGCTCAGATGAGTACGGCGGTGGAGTTTAAGACAACGGCGTTGGTGAAGAGTTAA